A stretch of Cupriavidus necator DNA encodes these proteins:
- a CDS encoding YicC/YloC family endoribonuclease: protein MIHSMTGYGLATRQAPLTNAQGEPSGRSASVSVEFRTVNSRFLDLLFRAPEECRAFEPALREMLMAELSRGKLECRINLQRTDTGGATLALNEGLLAQIRALETTVAATFASAGTLRMGEILRWPGVLVEPELSQEALREAVLGAAREALDQLLEARRREGDALKATLMERIDAMLAIVERLTPTIPQLIAHHQEKLTERLQEAFNLAAPTGMPSMSRDEIAERIRQEATVYGIRIDIAEELSRLQAHLNETRHILKKGGQAGKRLDFMMQELNREANTLGSKAAAKELADASMELKLLIEQMREQVQNLE from the coding sequence ATGATCCACAGCATGACAGGCTATGGCCTGGCGACGCGCCAGGCGCCATTGACCAACGCGCAAGGCGAGCCCAGCGGGCGCTCCGCGTCCGTTTCGGTGGAATTCCGCACTGTCAATTCGCGTTTCCTCGACCTGTTGTTCCGGGCCCCGGAAGAGTGCCGCGCGTTCGAGCCGGCCCTGCGTGAGATGCTGATGGCGGAGCTGTCGCGCGGCAAGCTGGAGTGCCGCATCAACCTGCAGCGCACCGACACCGGCGGCGCCACCCTGGCCCTCAATGAGGGGCTGCTGGCGCAGATCCGCGCGCTGGAAACCACCGTCGCCGCCACCTTCGCCAGCGCCGGCACCCTGCGCATGGGCGAGATCCTGCGCTGGCCGGGCGTGCTGGTCGAGCCGGAACTGTCGCAGGAGGCACTGCGCGAGGCGGTGCTGGGCGCCGCGCGCGAGGCGCTGGACCAGCTGCTGGAAGCCCGCCGCCGCGAAGGCGACGCGCTCAAGGCGACGCTGATGGAGCGCATCGACGCCATGCTGGCGATCGTCGAGCGCCTGACGCCGACCATCCCGCAGCTGATCGCGCACCACCAGGAAAAGCTGACCGAGCGCCTGCAGGAAGCCTTCAACCTGGCCGCGCCCACCGGCATGCCGTCGATGAGCCGCGACGAGATCGCCGAGCGCATCCGCCAGGAAGCCACCGTCTACGGCATCCGCATCGACATCGCCGAAGAGCTGTCGCGGCTGCAGGCGCACCTGAACGAGACCCGGCATATCCTGAAGAAGGGCGGCCAGGCCGGCAAGCGCCTGGACTTCATGATGCAGGAGCTCAACCGCGAGGCCAACACGCTTGGCTCCAAGGCCGCCGCCAAGGAACTGGCCGATGCCTCGATGGAGCTCAAGCTGCTGATCGAGCAGATGCGCGAACAGGTCCAGAATCTCGAATAA